The window GCTTTAGATTCTCTTTACCTACATGACTTGGTGCATAAAAAAATCTATCTATTATTCCAATAGTACCCGAAAGATAAGGAATATAACTAGCAATTATTAAGCCATTTTGTTTTAATATCCTATGTACTTCCTTCAAACAACGTATTCTCTCATCATATTTGGTCAAATGATATAATGGTCCCATTAATAAAACTACATCAAAGCTATCATCATCATATATACTTAAGTCAATAGCATTAACTTCGTTTATTGCTTCAACATTTGTTAATGCCAGTTTATCAATCTTAGCTCTAGCTTGATTTAATAATTCTTTGGATATATCTGCTAAACTCATCAAATACCCTAATTTTGCTAATTCTATGGTATAACGACCTGGTCCTCCACCTAAATCCAATATCTTATCATCATCATTTAAGTACTTCATAATTATTTTTTTAGTTAATTCAAACTCTAATTTGCCACTCGGAGCATCCAACCTACTCCATTCATTAAACTGAGTATAATAAGACTTTACTTTTGAAAAATCTGTCATTAAAATATTCTCCTTTCATCCAACGGAAATTACTTTATGCATATATAAACTTCCCAACTACCTAGCGTGCTATAACTGAGGGTTTTCATAGCATAAGACATTATGAACATCTTCTCAAATCAATGAGTATAAATATTTTTGCACTAAAGGAAAATTGTCACATCACCTTACATATTTAACATATACTACCAATACAAATTTCATTTGTCAAGATACTATTTATTTGAGTTTCCCCTTTTCTTAATAGGACTCAATG is drawn from Vallitalea pronyensis and contains these coding sequences:
- a CDS encoding class I SAM-dependent methyltransferase encodes the protein MTDFSKVKSYYTQFNEWSRLDAPSGKLEFELTKKIIMKYLNDDDKILDLGGGPGRYTIELAKLGYLMSLADISKELLNQARAKIDKLALTNVEAINEVNAIDLSIYDDDSFDVVLLMGPLYHLTKYDERIRCLKEVHRILKQNGLIIASYIPYLSGTIGIIDRFFYAPSHVGKENLKQVFDSGVFINKDTKGFQEGYYPRTRELEELTHSIGFKKECIRSIRGFGFNREEEILKLKDNNEEMYNSIIKLIDKTAEESAIIETCAHALYVGRKTE